One Qiania dongpingensis genomic window carries:
- a CDS encoding M20 family metallopeptidase: MEILEEALGLLGQMVEIPSTEGQEEKMGELVAKYAESLGMAVEKQEVEKGRFNVIARASIGKGGKTVVLNSHMDVVPAADGWDTEPYRLTRGEDRAFGRGATDAKGCLTALLIATKHILENPGSTNGNIIVTAVVDEETYSKGARYLVDHTELSADFGIVGEPTNCRIGLGHNGSIRPVLVIHGRTAHSSAPELGISSVRVAAYISKLVDDIQAKLHKVTHPSTGKPSISITLLKAGTKENMLPDWCELVIDRRMIPGEDEKEIIKTIEKICSDAEAEFPGARVEIDRYLVTTGPASEVKPDSEIAQIAYKACEKVTGVKQTPYGVICNTDMNHLMRKGIPTVIIGPGNINYCHKPNEYVEYKELETACRVDEQVIRALLS; encoded by the coding sequence ATGGAAATATTGGAGGAGGCGCTGGGACTTTTAGGACAAATGGTTGAAATCCCCAGCACAGAAGGTCAGGAAGAAAAAATGGGGGAACTGGTGGCCAAATATGCAGAGAGCCTGGGCATGGCAGTGGAAAAACAAGAGGTGGAAAAAGGGAGATTTAACGTCATTGCCAGAGCCAGTATCGGAAAGGGAGGAAAGACAGTTGTGCTGAATTCCCACATGGATGTGGTTCCCGCGGCAGACGGCTGGGATACAGAGCCCTACCGGCTGACGAGAGGAGAAGACCGTGCTTTCGGCAGGGGGGCGACTGATGCAAAAGGCTGCCTGACCGCACTTTTGATCGCCACAAAGCATATACTGGAAAATCCGGGAAGTACAAACGGAAACATCATAGTCACAGCCGTGGTGGACGAGGAGACCTACAGCAAGGGGGCCAGATATCTGGTGGACCATACAGAACTATCAGCCGATTTCGGGATTGTAGGAGAGCCTACCAACTGCCGGATTGGACTGGGGCATAACGGAAGTATCCGGCCAGTGCTGGTAATCCATGGACGGACGGCTCATTCTTCCGCGCCGGAGCTCGGAATCAGTTCTGTCAGGGTGGCGGCATATATTTCTAAGCTGGTAGATGATATCCAGGCGAAGCTTCATAAGGTTACTCATCCTTCCACTGGCAAGCCCTCCATTTCCATTACGCTGCTCAAGGCAGGAACGAAGGAGAATATGCTGCCGGATTGGTGCGAACTTGTCATAGACCGGAGGATGATACCGGGAGAAGATGAAAAGGAGATCATAAAGACAATTGAAAAAATCTGTTCCGATGCGGAAGCTGAATTTCCTGGGGCAAGAGTGGAGATTGACCGCTATCTGGTGACTACGGGGCCGGCTTCCGAAGTAAAGCCTGACAGTGAGATTGCGCAGATCGCTTACAAAGCGTGTGAGAAGGTGACTGGAGTAAAGCAGACGCCTTATGGGGTAATCTGTAATACAGATATGAATCATCTGATGAGAAAAGGAATTCCCACAGTCATAATCGGCCCGGGTAATATCAATTACTGTCATAAACCAAACGAATACGTGGAATATAAAGAGCTGGAGACGGCATGCAGGGTGGATGAACAGGTGATTCGGGCACTTTTGAGCTAA